A window from Leptothermofonsia sichuanensis E412 encodes these proteins:
- a CDS encoding peptidoglycan-binding protein, translated as MESFAYIHTAVRYEDPNPDPELRTFEHRDLHLSNPALAGLAGAAVVASVLGGMPASALAAAPVGSGSSGEAVEAIQTALGIEADGQFGPRTEAAITDFQIRQGLEKIDGVVGQETAKALGLDEEYRPVGFVETNSGIGLNIRSGPGIGYHIIGGAPDGAFLYQDYETVIYNGYDGYAWTPLETGGWVASDYTVESYRPVSYHPCRSCYSSSYGRDYYDDYDDSGSYYPVSYGTNGGVVTTRCRVGLNVRSGPGLDFRRVGGANEGSFVPTAGGVVYRDGYAWQQAEGGGWVATDYLY; from the coding sequence ATGGAATCATTTGCCTACATTCATACGGCGGTCCGCTACGAAGATCCCAATCCCGATCCTGAATTGAGAACCTTTGAGCATCGAGACCTGCATCTTTCCAATCCGGCTCTGGCGGGTTTGGCGGGTGCAGCCGTTGTGGCATCAGTACTGGGAGGAATGCCTGCGTCAGCCCTGGCAGCAGCACCAGTCGGTTCTGGTAGTTCTGGAGAAGCGGTTGAGGCTATTCAAACTGCCCTCGGAATTGAAGCGGACGGGCAATTTGGACCCAGGACCGAAGCGGCGATCACAGATTTCCAGATTCGTCAGGGGCTTGAAAAAATTGATGGTGTCGTTGGGCAGGAAACAGCGAAAGCTCTGGGGTTGGATGAAGAATACCGCCCGGTTGGATTTGTGGAAACCAACTCTGGCATCGGGTTAAATATTCGCAGTGGTCCAGGCATAGGGTACCACATCATCGGTGGCGCACCTGATGGAGCTTTCCTGTATCAGGACTACGAGACTGTCATTTATAACGGCTATGATGGCTATGCCTGGACTCCCCTGGAAACCGGAGGATGGGTCGCCTCCGACTATACCGTTGAGTCTTACCGTCCGGTTTCCTATCACCCCTGCAGGAGTTGCTACAGTTCCTCCTATGGCCGTGATTATTATGACGATTATGATGACAGCGGAAGCTATTATCCGGTTTCCTATGGCACGAATGGTGGTGTTGTAACAACCCGTTGTCGGGTGGGGTTAAATGTTCGCTCTGGTCCCGGCTTAGACTTTCGCAGAGTAGGCGGTGCCAATGAAGGATCCTTTGTTCCCACGGCTGGTGGTGTCGTTTATCGGGATGGCTATGCCTGGCAACAGGCGGAAGGTGGCGGCTGGGTGGCAACGGATTATCTGTATTGA
- a CDS encoding peptidoglycan-binding protein — MESLAFIHTAVGYEDTNPDPELKVFENVDLNVSGPALMGLAGAAVAVSVFGGATGRAEAAAAPVGPGGSGAEVQAIQEALGIEADGSYGAKTEAAVTDFQIRHGLKGIDGVVGQETAKALGLDEQYRPVGFVETCSGCGLNIRSGPGLGYYIIGGAPDGAFLYQDYETVVYNHGYAWTPLYTGGWVASDYTTEDYYPVSYGGCGYDYGCGYDYEPVSYGGCGGYDYGCGGYEPVSYDCGGYDYGCSGGYKKVSYGGCGGYYPVAYNGCGCNGGGYYYY, encoded by the coding sequence ATGGAATCACTAGCCTTTATTCACACGGCTGTTGGCTACGAAGACACCAACCCGGATCCGGAGCTGAAGGTGTTTGAAAACGTAGACCTGAACGTTTCTGGTCCTGCGCTCATGGGTCTGGCAGGGGCAGCAGTTGCGGTTTCTGTGTTTGGTGGTGCAACCGGCAGAGCAGAAGCCGCCGCCGCTCCCGTGGGTCCTGGTGGCTCTGGAGCTGAAGTTCAGGCAATTCAGGAAGCCCTCGGAATTGAAGCCGATGGTAGCTATGGTGCCAAGACAGAAGCCGCTGTTACAGACTTTCAGATTCGTCATGGGCTGAAAGGCATTGATGGTGTTGTTGGTCAGGAAACTGCAAAAGCGCTGGGTCTGGATGAACAATACCGCCCCGTGGGTTTTGTGGAAACTTGCAGCGGCTGTGGACTGAACATCCGTAGTGGTCCTGGTCTGGGCTACTACATCATTGGTGGTGCACCCGATGGAGCTTTTCTGTACCAGGACTATGAAACTGTGGTTTACAACCACGGTTATGCCTGGACGCCTCTGTACACAGGTGGCTGGGTTGCTTCCGATTACACCACCGAAGACTACTATCCCGTCAGCTATGGTGGCTGCGGCTATGACTACGGCTGTGGTTATGACTATGAGCCTGTGAGCTACGGTGGCTGTGGTGGCTACGACTACGGTTGTGGTGGCTACGAACCTGTGAGCTATGACTGTGGCGGTTACGACTACGGCTGTAGCGGTGGCTACAAAAAGGTCAGCTATGGTGGCTGCGGGGGGTATTACCCGGTTGCCTACAATGGCTGCGGCTGCAATGGGGGCGGTTACTACTACTACTAA
- a CDS encoding translation initiation factor, with translation MSSSKSNSSRGTDRTVYSEFGNHDNPEALKRAVPDLPPNQQNLRVEATRSGRKGKTVTIIRGFQAKPETLTDLLKQLKTLCGAGGTVKDNEIEIQGDHRQKIVPFLVQLGYKAKASGG, from the coding sequence ATGTCATCTTCAAAATCAAACTCCTCCCGTGGAACTGATCGGACTGTTTACTCAGAATTTGGCAACCATGACAACCCGGAGGCTCTGAAGCGGGCGGTCCCGGATCTGCCACCCAATCAACAAAATCTGCGGGTGGAAGCGACTCGGAGTGGACGTAAGGGAAAAACTGTGACAATTATTCGGGGGTTTCAGGCAAAACCTGAAACATTGACTGACCTGCTCAAACAACTGAAGACTCTGTGCGGAGCAGGGGGCACGGTCAAAGATAACGAAATTGAGATTCAAGGGGATCACAGGCAAAAGATTGTGCCATTTCTGGTGCAACTGGGCTATAAGGCAAAAGCCAGTGGTGGTTGA
- the ilvN gene encoding acetolactate synthase small subunit: protein MKHTLSVLVEDEAGVLTRIAGLFARRGFNIESLAVGPAEQMGISRITMVVPGDDRSIEQLTKQLYKLINVLKVQDITEVPCVERELMLLKVNATSTNRSEIIELAQIFRARVVDVAEDSLTLEVVGDPGKMVAIVQVLNKFGIREIARTGKIALIRESGVNTEYLKSLEAKIS from the coding sequence ATGAAGCACACCCTATCTGTTCTGGTTGAAGACGAAGCCGGAGTTTTGACCCGGATTGCTGGTTTGTTTGCCCGCCGTGGGTTCAACATTGAAAGCCTGGCTGTTGGACCCGCGGAACAGATGGGGATTTCCCGAATTACGATGGTGGTTCCTGGTGATGACCGCAGTATTGAGCAGTTGACCAAACAGCTTTACAAGTTGATCAACGTTCTGAAGGTGCAGGATATTACAGAAGTCCCCTGCGTAGAACGAGAACTCATGCTGCTGAAGGTGAATGCCACCAGCACGAACCGTTCTGAAATTATCGAGCTGGCGCAGATCTTCAGGGCGAGGGTAGTGGATGTGGCAGAGGATTCTTTAACCCTGGAAGTAGTTGGCGACCCCGGCAAAATGGTGGCGATCGTTCAGGTGCTGAACAAGTTTGGCATTCGTGAAATTGCCCGTACTGGCAAAATTGCTCTCATACGCGAGTCTGGGGTAAACACCGAATATCTCAAGTCTTTGGAAGCAAAGATTTCTTAA